The following proteins are encoded in a genomic region of Pseudoxanthomonas suwonensis 11-1:
- a CDS encoding DUF6165 family protein, translating into MSEILVPVSFGELLDKIAILQIKSERMSDEAKLANVRKELSALEQTWMAHPAAGGDIAQLRAQLKAVNERLWDIEDEIRLKERAQEFDEEFVRLARSVYFENDERARVKKEINLALGSAYVEEKSYQDYRTGDAP; encoded by the coding sequence ATGTCCGAAATCCTCGTCCCCGTGTCCTTTGGCGAACTGCTGGACAAGATCGCGATCCTGCAGATCAAGTCCGAGCGCATGAGCGACGAGGCCAAGCTGGCCAACGTGCGCAAGGAGCTGTCGGCGCTGGAGCAGACCTGGATGGCTCATCCGGCCGCCGGTGGCGACATCGCCCAGCTGCGCGCGCAGCTGAAGGCGGTCAACGAGCGGCTGTGGGACATCGAGGACGAGATCCGGCTCAAGGAGCGCGCCCAGGAGTTCGACGAGGAGTTCGTGCGCCTGGCCCGCAGCGTGTACTTCGAGAACGACGAGCGCGCCCGGGTGAAGAAGGAGATCAACCTCGCCCTGGGCTCGGCCTACGTCGAGGAGAAGTCCTACCAGGACTACCGGACCGGCGACGCGCCCTGA
- a CDS encoding fimbrial protein, whose translation MSSHAREIQSMRTVAMPGTPLPCRLLAAMLALLAGMDAAWAIQVTITPAAPVFSPSGPYAIGRDTPVGGQALATAYSNISATEFSGTCAITQTFQVIGSELVSLSGNYATGVPGISVNFHVVDGGSRTRLTGPGSISIPRLLDGPGELPGIEATLVVTGPVGAGTLDNGSLPTLLASTSAEGVGCLLLPQMQTITPVVTEGGVSLVGCEVTTPSINVTLPTISTRALHSSGSTAGDTTFDIGLACQPGTTVHVALTDNAHPANRSELLGLLASSTAGGVKLRLYRDDNPALPMSFGPDSPEPGVDGQWTVGPSGSTSGIRLTVQYYRDGSEGDPLRPGTVVGQATFTLSYY comes from the coding sequence GTGAGCAGCCATGCACGGGAGATCCAGTCGATGAGGACAGTCGCCATGCCCGGAACCCCGCTGCCATGCAGGCTGCTGGCCGCGATGCTGGCCCTGCTGGCAGGGATGGACGCGGCCTGGGCGATCCAGGTCACGATCACGCCCGCCGCACCGGTGTTTTCGCCATCAGGCCCATACGCGATCGGGCGCGATACGCCGGTCGGTGGCCAGGCGCTGGCCACGGCCTACAGCAACATCTCGGCCACGGAGTTCAGCGGGACCTGCGCCATCACCCAGACGTTCCAGGTGATCGGCAGCGAGCTGGTATCGCTGTCGGGCAACTACGCAACGGGCGTACCCGGAATCAGCGTGAACTTCCACGTGGTCGACGGCGGAAGCCGGACCAGGCTCACCGGGCCGGGAAGCATATCGATCCCCAGGCTGCTCGACGGGCCCGGTGAACTCCCGGGCATCGAAGCCACGCTGGTGGTGACCGGTCCGGTCGGTGCCGGCACGCTGGATAACGGGAGCCTGCCGACGCTGCTGGCCTCCACCTCCGCCGAGGGCGTGGGCTGCCTGCTCCTGCCCCAGATGCAGACCATCACGCCTGTCGTCACCGAAGGGGGGGTATCACTGGTCGGCTGCGAGGTGACCACGCCATCGATCAACGTCACCCTGCCCACCATATCGACCAGGGCATTGCATTCGAGCGGCAGCACCGCCGGCGACACCACGTTCGACATCGGCCTGGCCTGCCAGCCCGGCACCACGGTGCACGTCGCCCTGACCGACAACGCCCATCCCGCAAACCGGAGCGAGCTCCTGGGCCTGCTCGCCTCCTCGACCGCTGGAGGAGTGAAGCTGCGCCTCTACCGCGATGACAACCCCGCGTTGCCGATGAGCTTCGGACCCGACAGCCCGGAGCCCGGTGTCGACGGCCAGTGGACGGTTGGCCCCTCGGGGAGCACCAGCGGGATCCGGCTGACGGTGCAGTACTACCGGGATGGCAGCGAGGGCGATCCGCTGCGCCCGGGGACGGTGGTCGGGCAGGCTACTTTCACATTGAGTTATTACTAG
- a CDS encoding fimbria/pilus outer membrane usher protein: MRRDRSCPPLAPLATALLLALPAAHAEEAAPPPVEIEFNSDFLRGTGGQQVDISRFGRGNPVLPGDYLVDVQLNGHWLGRFQVRFIVPPGGGSAMPCIDRSILDQLALDTAKLADDARAALAVARETGCADLAALVPDARIDYDQSRLQLAVSIPQALLRRSARGHVSPEFWDPGVTSATLAYQLNAYQRDNAAGSSSSGYLGLTGGFNFQGWHLRQRGTLTSAPGNPHRYRNLASHALRDIPAWRSTLALGDGFSDGAVFDSIAYRGVALASNDLMLPESMRGYAPVVRGVARSNALVRIEQNGSLLLELNVPAGPFEIDDLYPTGYGGDIVVTVLEADGSQQRFSVPYASVPQLLRPGAWRYSIVLGELRDTRAANGDRLAQATLQRGLGDRFTGYGGVLSSGHYRALLLGSAFNTGIGAFAVDVTSAEADIPRAGPQRGHGLRLGYSNQLPATGTVMMLSANRHSSRGYWTFADTLAGRQAVRAGLDADAIHRPRERLLVLLSQPLGARGGALFLSGSSQRYRGREHADTQYQAGYSNSFSPYHLRIGYNLALGRQRDPLSGRYGRHAQFSLSFPLGSSPRAPSVSASLSHDVLGGGSRRMGQQSLHGSLGRDNTFGYGLSASQQPRQDALAANIQYRGSHATVSAGASRSGDYRQHSFGAMGAVVWHRGGLGFANQAGDTLAVIEAPGAEGARVANQAGTRIDRRGHAVVSQLVPYRMNTVRIDPEGSGFDVEFRSTSQQVAPYAHSVARIRFETTSGRAVLFRVRRADGSAVPFGSNALDANGAEVGLVGQDGQLFVRGVEERGWLRLAWGDGEDQQCRFGYQLPADAGERLLKQDATCTADDP; this comes from the coding sequence ATGCGACGCGACAGGTCCTGCCCCCCGCTGGCGCCACTGGCCACCGCCCTGCTGCTTGCCCTGCCCGCCGCCCACGCCGAAGAGGCCGCACCACCGCCTGTGGAGATCGAGTTCAACAGCGACTTCCTGCGCGGCACCGGCGGACAGCAGGTCGACATCTCGCGCTTCGGACGCGGCAATCCGGTGCTGCCCGGCGACTACCTGGTGGACGTGCAGCTCAACGGCCACTGGCTGGGCCGCTTCCAGGTGCGTTTCATCGTGCCGCCCGGCGGCGGCAGCGCCATGCCCTGCATCGACCGCAGCATCCTCGACCAGCTGGCGCTGGATACGGCGAAACTCGCCGACGACGCACGTGCGGCGTTGGCCGTGGCACGCGAAACCGGCTGCGCCGACCTGGCGGCGCTGGTGCCGGATGCACGCATCGATTACGACCAGTCGCGCCTGCAGCTGGCGGTAAGCATTCCGCAGGCCCTGCTGCGTCGCTCCGCCCGTGGCCATGTCAGTCCGGAGTTCTGGGATCCCGGGGTGACCTCGGCCACCCTGGCCTACCAGCTCAACGCCTACCAGCGCGACAACGCTGCCGGGAGCAGCAGCAGCGGCTACCTGGGCCTGACCGGTGGCTTCAATTTCCAGGGCTGGCACCTGCGCCAGCGCGGCACCCTCACATCGGCACCGGGCAATCCCCATCGTTACCGCAACCTCGCCAGCCATGCGTTGCGCGACATCCCGGCCTGGCGCAGCACCCTGGCCCTGGGCGATGGCTTCAGCGACGGCGCCGTGTTCGACAGCATCGCCTACCGTGGCGTGGCACTGGCCAGCAACGACCTCATGCTGCCCGAGTCGATGCGCGGCTACGCGCCGGTGGTGCGCGGCGTGGCGCGCAGCAACGCGCTGGTGCGTATCGAGCAGAACGGCAGCCTGCTGCTGGAACTGAACGTCCCTGCGGGGCCGTTCGAGATCGACGACCTGTACCCGACCGGCTACGGCGGCGACATTGTAGTGACCGTACTCGAGGCGGATGGCAGCCAGCAGCGTTTCAGCGTGCCGTATGCGTCGGTACCGCAGCTGCTGCGGCCGGGAGCCTGGCGCTACTCGATCGTGCTCGGCGAGCTGCGCGATACCCGCGCCGCCAATGGCGACCGCCTTGCCCAGGCGACGCTGCAACGTGGACTCGGCGACCGCTTCACCGGCTATGGCGGCGTGCTGTCGAGCGGTCACTACCGCGCCCTGCTGCTGGGATCGGCATTCAACACAGGCATCGGCGCCTTCGCCGTGGACGTAACCTCGGCAGAAGCGGACATCCCGCGCGCCGGACCGCAACGTGGCCACGGCCTGCGACTGGGCTACAGCAACCAGCTGCCTGCGACGGGCACGGTAATGATGCTGTCGGCGAACCGCCACTCCTCGCGCGGCTACTGGACCTTTGCCGACACCCTCGCCGGCCGCCAGGCGGTACGCGCCGGCCTGGATGCGGATGCGATCCACCGGCCGCGCGAGCGGCTGCTCGTGCTGCTGAGCCAGCCATTGGGCGCGCGCGGCGGTGCGCTGTTCCTCAGCGGCAGTTCGCAGCGATACCGCGGACGGGAGCACGCCGACACCCAGTACCAGGCCGGCTACAGCAACAGCTTCAGCCCGTACCACCTGCGCATCGGCTACAACCTGGCGCTGGGCCGGCAGCGCGATCCGCTGAGCGGCAGGTACGGGCGGCATGCGCAGTTCTCGCTCTCGTTCCCGCTGGGCAGTTCGCCGCGGGCACCTTCGGTGTCGGCCAGCCTCAGCCACGACGTGCTCGGGGGCGGGTCGCGGCGCATGGGCCAGCAGAGCCTGCACGGCAGCCTCGGCCGCGACAACACCTTCGGTTACGGACTCTCGGCGAGCCAGCAGCCACGGCAGGATGCGCTGGCAGCCAACATCCAGTACCGCGGCAGCCATGCCACCGTATCGGCCGGTGCCAGCCGCAGTGGCGACTACCGCCAGCATTCGTTCGGCGCGATGGGTGCCGTGGTCTGGCATCGGGGCGGGCTGGGCTTCGCCAACCAGGCCGGCGACACGCTGGCGGTGATCGAGGCACCCGGCGCGGAAGGTGCGCGGGTCGCCAACCAGGCCGGTACCCGCATCGATCGTCGCGGCCATGCGGTGGTGAGCCAGCTGGTGCCGTACCGGATGAACACCGTGCGCATCGATCCGGAAGGTTCCGGGTTCGATGTCGAGTTCCGCAGCACCAGCCAGCAGGTCGCGCCCTATGCGCACAGCGTGGCGCGGATCCGCTTCGAAACCACCAGCGGGCGCGCGGTGCTGTTCCGGGTCCGGCGCGCCGATGGCTCCGCGGTGCCGTTCGGCTCCAATGCGCTTGACGCCAACGGCGCGGAGGTCGGACTCGTGGGCCAGGACGGCCAGCTGTTCGTGCGTGGCGTCGAGGAACGCGGCTGGCTGCGCCTGGCCTGGGGCGATGGCGAGGACCAGCAGTGCCGTTTCGGGTACCAGCTGCCGGCCGACGCGGGGGAACGGCTGCTGAAGCAGGACGCGACCTGCACCGCGGACGATCCATAG
- the rnhA gene encoding ribonuclease HI: MKKIEIHTDGACSGNPGPGGWGALLRYKGHERELSGGEPDTTNNRMELMAAISALEALTEACEVVLFTDSQYVRQGITEWMPGWVRRGWKTAGGDPVKNRDLWERLHAACQRHKIEWRWVKGHNGDPDNERVDAIARAASQQARAAAR; encoded by the coding sequence ATGAAGAAGATCGAGATCCACACCGACGGCGCCTGCTCCGGCAATCCCGGGCCTGGCGGCTGGGGTGCGCTGCTGCGTTACAAGGGCCACGAGCGCGAGCTGTCCGGCGGCGAGCCGGACACCACCAACAACCGCATGGAACTGATGGCCGCCATCAGCGCCCTGGAGGCGCTGACCGAGGCCTGCGAGGTGGTGCTGTTCACCGACTCCCAGTACGTGCGCCAGGGCATCACCGAATGGATGCCCGGCTGGGTGCGCCGCGGCTGGAAGACGGCCGGCGGCGACCCGGTCAAGAACCGCGACCTGTGGGAGCGGCTGCACGCGGCCTGCCAGCGCCACAAGATCGAGTGGCGCTGGGTGAAGGGCCACAACGGCGACCCGGACAACGAGCGCGTGGACGCGATCGCGCGTGCCGCCTCCCAGCAGGCCCGGGCCGCGGCGCGGTAA
- a CDS encoding lytic transglycosylase domain-containing protein, which produces MSCVAFAQEAPPAAVDPVPPVDAAAPGFLPAPAEDAATGDAAMPEGMRNGREIFQAFREGLAEPGCDAGTTRYQAHFRHAPSRLADPDSDVLPLFGYVVEALREAHLPTEYALIPFVESGYAPGARNAAGPAGLWQFITQTARDQGVPVHKGYDGRLSPAESTRAAVEYLRKLNGMLGGNWRLTAMAYNAGESRVLQALRRTGAGALEAKPSSLQGLSPITYAYVDKLHALGCVLKQAGEQDEWLARLDRPVLALEARPLEGAGNLHAWAMGNGQDADLLRRLNPALAHRWTSPPLALVPAIAAPPPVALDAIRATAPANEPAAAATATAATGNARVHTVRSGESAWAIARRYGVAVRKLLELNNLGPNSVLRPGMKLRIED; this is translated from the coding sequence ATGTCCTGCGTGGCTTTCGCGCAGGAGGCTCCACCCGCCGCCGTGGACCCGGTACCACCGGTCGATGCAGCCGCTCCGGGCTTCCTGCCGGCCCCGGCCGAAGATGCAGCGACGGGCGATGCAGCCATGCCCGAAGGCATGCGCAACGGACGCGAGATCTTCCAGGCCTTCCGCGAAGGCCTGGCCGAACCCGGCTGCGACGCCGGCACCACCCGCTACCAGGCCCATTTCCGCCACGCCCCCTCGCGCCTGGCCGATCCGGACAGCGATGTCCTGCCGCTGTTCGGCTACGTGGTCGAAGCCCTGCGCGAGGCGCACCTGCCAACCGAGTACGCGCTGATCCCGTTCGTCGAGAGCGGCTACGCGCCCGGGGCGCGCAACGCCGCCGGCCCGGCCGGCCTGTGGCAGTTCATCACCCAGACCGCGCGCGACCAGGGCGTGCCGGTGCACAAGGGCTACGACGGCCGCCTGTCGCCGGCCGAGTCCACCCGTGCGGCGGTCGAGTACCTGCGCAAGCTCAACGGCATGCTCGGTGGCAACTGGCGGCTGACAGCCATGGCCTACAACGCCGGCGAGTCGCGCGTGCTGCAGGCCCTGCGCCGCACTGGCGCCGGCGCGCTGGAAGCCAAGCCCTCCTCGCTGCAGGGCCTGTCGCCGATCACCTATGCCTACGTGGACAAGCTCCACGCCCTGGGCTGCGTGCTGAAGCAGGCCGGCGAGCAGGACGAGTGGCTGGCGCGGCTCGACCGCCCGGTGCTGGCGCTGGAAGCGCGACCGCTGGAAGGCGCCGGCAACCTGCACGCGTGGGCGATGGGCAATGGCCAGGACGCGGACCTGCTGCGCCGGCTCAATCCTGCACTGGCCCACCGCTGGACCAGCCCGCCGCTGGCCCTGGTGCCGGCAATCGCCGCGCCGCCGCCGGTGGCGCTGGATGCGATCCGCGCCACCGCCCCGGCCAATGAGCCGGCCGCTGCCGCGACCGCCACGGCCGCAACCGGCAACGCCCGCGTGCATACCGTGCGCAGCGGCGAATCGGCCTGGGCCATCGCCCGCCGCTATGGCGTCGCGGTGCGGAAGCTGCTGGAGCTCAACAACCTCGGCCCGAACAGCGTGCTGCGGCCGGGAATGAAGCTGCGCATCGAGGATTGA
- a CDS encoding fimbrial protein, with the protein MKRITIPAVALAAGLAAGTAAASDGTITFQGVITAATCTVAVNGGTATASITLPTVSSSILAANTESAGDSAFILELSDCDLDTLTDVMPYFEVGPNVDLATGHLNNTGTATNVQVQLFYGQDASKVVRIGSLEQLADANANWLADDGTLTFGARYYAAGAVVPGSVVTSVTYSLVYR; encoded by the coding sequence ATGAAGAGGATCACCATACCCGCAGTCGCACTCGCGGCCGGCCTGGCCGCGGGCACCGCCGCGGCATCCGACGGCACCATCACCTTCCAAGGCGTCATTACCGCCGCGACCTGCACCGTTGCCGTGAACGGTGGCACCGCGACCGCTTCCATCACCCTGCCCACCGTTTCCAGCAGCATCCTCGCCGCCAACACCGAGTCGGCGGGCGACTCCGCGTTCATCCTCGAGCTGTCCGATTGCGACCTCGACACGCTGACCGACGTGATGCCCTACTTCGAAGTCGGCCCGAACGTCGACCTGGCCACCGGCCACCTCAACAACACGGGCACCGCGACCAACGTGCAGGTCCAGCTGTTCTACGGCCAGGACGCGAGCAAGGTGGTCAGGATCGGCAGCCTCGAACAGCTGGCGGACGCCAACGCCAACTGGCTGGCGGACGACGGCACCCTGACCTTCGGCGCACGCTATTACGCCGCCGGGGCGGTCGTACCCGGCAGCGTCGTGACCTCCGTGACCTACTCGCTCGTCTACCGGTAG
- the gloB gene encoding hydroxyacylglutathione hydrolase — MRPTPLPALQDNYVWAMGADRALVVDPGSAEPVLAAASRGLVPAAILLTHHHGDHCAGVPELLERWPALPVIAPEDPRIPYASERAVDGARLQVAGREVRVIAVPGHTSSHVAYLVDGVLFCGDTLFSLGCGRMFEGDAEQMHASLQRLAGLPGETLVCCGHEYTLANAAFAVAVEPGNPALARRRAEAVAQRQAGEPTLPVTLASELQTNPFLRCAEAAVREAAAARLGHAPRSDAECFGALRAWKDGFAA, encoded by the coding sequence ATGCGACCGACCCCGCTGCCGGCATTGCAGGACAACTATGTCTGGGCCATGGGTGCAGACAGGGCGCTGGTGGTGGATCCCGGCTCGGCCGAGCCGGTGCTGGCCGCCGCCTCGCGCGGGCTGGTGCCCGCCGCCATCCTGCTTACCCACCACCACGGCGACCACTGCGCCGGGGTGCCGGAACTGCTCGAGCGCTGGCCGGCACTGCCGGTGATCGCCCCGGAGGACCCGCGCATCCCTTACGCCAGCGAGCGCGCCGTGGATGGAGCAAGGCTGCAGGTCGCCGGCCGCGAAGTACGGGTGATCGCCGTGCCCGGGCACACCAGCAGCCATGTCGCCTACCTGGTCGATGGCGTCCTGTTCTGCGGAGATACCCTCTTCAGCCTGGGATGTGGCCGCATGTTCGAAGGAGATGCCGAACAGATGCACGCTTCCCTGCAACGCCTGGCCGGCCTCCCGGGCGAAACCCTGGTCTGCTGCGGCCACGAATACACCCTGGCCAATGCCGCTTTCGCCGTGGCCGTGGAGCCCGGCAACCCCGCCCTTGCCCGCCGTCGCGCCGAGGCCGTGGCCCAGCGCCAGGCTGGCGAGCCGACCCTGCCGGTGACCCTGGCCAGCGAGCTCCAGACCAACCCCTTCCTGCGCTGCGCCGAGGCGGCCGTGCGCGAGGCTGCCGCGGCCCGCCTCGGCCACGCCCCGCGTAGCGATGCGGAGTGTTTCGGCGCCCTGCGCGCCTGGAAAGACGGGTTCGCCGCGTGA
- a CDS encoding fimbrial biogenesis chaperone has translation MSRSTAAALAAFIALASSPGTTGASVVVDGTRVVYPAARREVTINLRNPGETPSLAQSWLDAGNAEASPGDDPVPFALTPPIFRLDPGRTQTLRLTYTGEPLPTDRESLFWLNVLDIPPRAPLNPDAPNRLELAFKHRLKLFFRPRGLPGSALEAPARVQWRLRRDGERLQLEAVNPTPFHVSLSVIELGTGEARQAIHAGMLAPLSSHRFDLPDGLQVPATGLPLEYRFINDQGGTATGAAVAAPSPD, from the coding sequence ATGTCCCGATCGACCGCTGCTGCGCTGGCGGCATTCATCGCGCTCGCCTCCAGCCCTGGCACCACCGGTGCCAGCGTGGTGGTGGACGGTACCCGCGTGGTGTATCCGGCCGCCAGGCGCGAGGTCACCATCAACCTGCGCAACCCGGGCGAGACGCCTTCGCTGGCACAGTCCTGGCTGGACGCCGGCAATGCCGAAGCGAGCCCGGGCGATGACCCGGTGCCGTTCGCGCTCACTCCGCCCATCTTCCGGCTCGATCCCGGCCGGACCCAGACCTTGCGCCTGACCTACACCGGCGAGCCGCTGCCGACCGACCGCGAATCGCTGTTCTGGCTCAACGTGCTCGACATCCCGCCGCGGGCTCCGCTCAACCCGGATGCGCCAAACCGCCTGGAACTGGCCTTCAAGCACCGGCTGAAGCTGTTCTTCCGGCCCAGGGGACTGCCCGGCAGCGCGTTGGAAGCGCCCGCACGGGTGCAGTGGCGCCTGCGTCGCGACGGCGAGCGGCTGCAGCTGGAGGCGGTCAATCCGACCCCGTTCCATGTCTCGCTGAGCGTGATCGAACTGGGGACCGGCGAAGCCAGGCAGGCGATCCACGCCGGCATGCTGGCGCCCCTGTCCAGCCACAGGTTCGACCTGCCGGACGGCTTGCAGGTGCCGGCCACCGGCTTGCCACTGGAATACCGCTTCATCAACGACCAGGGTGGCACCGCCACTGGCGCGGCGGTGGCGGCGCCCTCGCCGGACTGA
- the dnaQ gene encoding DNA polymerase III subunit epsilon, with the protein MRQIILDTETTGLEWKKGNRVVEIGCVELLERRPSGRNFHRYLKPDCDFEAGAQEVTGLTLEFLADKPAFEEIVDEFLEYIDGAELIIHNAAFDLGFLDYELSRCGAHLGRIVDRCSVVDTLLLARERYPGQRNSLDALCKRLGVDNSHRQLHGALLDAQILADVYIALTSGQEEIGFGDVEAASRGPVVTTVSFAPVSGERPRISAQPEELEAHARRLERLRKKAGRALWDQYEPLPEPEAELQPA; encoded by the coding sequence ATGCGCCAGATCATCCTCGATACCGAAACCACCGGCCTTGAGTGGAAGAAGGGCAACCGCGTGGTCGAGATCGGCTGCGTGGAGCTGCTGGAGCGCCGCCCCAGCGGACGCAACTTCCACCGCTACCTGAAGCCGGACTGCGACTTCGAAGCCGGCGCGCAGGAAGTCACCGGCCTGACCCTCGAGTTCCTGGCCGACAAGCCGGCCTTCGAGGAGATCGTCGACGAGTTCCTCGAGTACATCGACGGCGCCGAGCTGATCATCCACAACGCGGCGTTCGACCTGGGCTTCCTCGACTACGAGCTGTCGCGCTGCGGCGCCCACCTGGGCCGGATCGTGGACCGCTGCAGCGTGGTCGATACCCTGCTGCTGGCGCGCGAGCGCTACCCCGGCCAGCGCAACTCGCTGGACGCGCTGTGCAAGCGGCTGGGCGTGGACAACTCGCATCGCCAGCTGCACGGCGCGCTGCTCGATGCCCAGATCCTCGCCGACGTCTATATCGCCCTGACCTCCGGCCAGGAGGAGATCGGCTTCGGCGATGTCGAGGCCGCATCGCGCGGTCCCGTGGTCACGACGGTCAGCTTCGCACCTGTCTCCGGCGAGCGTCCGCGCATCAGTGCCCAGCCGGAAGAGCTCGAGGCGCACGCCCGGCGCCTGGAGCGCCTGCGCAAGAAGGCCGGGCGCGCCCTGTGGGACCAGTACGAACCGCTGCCGGAACCGGAAGCCGAGCTGCAGCCGGCCTGA
- a CDS encoding PP2C family protein-serine/threonine phosphatase — translation MIEFGHLTHPGLRRALNEDTYYGDSELGLWLVADGMGGHACGEVASALAREAIVREVRQGTPLAQALRVADEEIIRASRRRNDALPMGTTAVVLRVQSDRFEVAWIGDSRAYLWRDGRLAQLSQDHSYVQELIAQGSLTPEEARSHPQRSAVTQALGVTDPAHLKVATMSGELRPGMQLLLCSDGLTEEVDDARIAEVLDYQDCSAQECVDILVAAALDGGGSDNITAVLVRCH, via the coding sequence ATGATCGAATTCGGACACCTCACCCACCCCGGCCTGCGCCGGGCGTTGAACGAGGACACGTATTACGGCGACAGCGAGCTGGGGCTGTGGCTGGTGGCCGATGGCATGGGCGGACACGCCTGCGGCGAAGTGGCCAGCGCGCTGGCGCGCGAGGCGATCGTGCGCGAGGTGCGCCAGGGCACGCCGCTGGCCCAGGCCCTGCGGGTGGCCGACGAGGAGATCATCCGTGCCTCCCGCCGCCGCAACGACGCCCTGCCGATGGGCACCACCGCCGTGGTGCTGCGGGTCCAGAGCGACCGTTTCGAGGTGGCATGGATCGGCGACAGCCGCGCCTACCTCTGGCGCGACGGGCGCCTGGCCCAGCTCAGCCAGGACCACAGCTACGTGCAGGAGCTGATCGCCCAGGGCAGCCTGACGCCGGAGGAAGCGCGTTCGCATCCGCAACGCAGCGCCGTGACCCAGGCCCTCGGCGTGACCGATCCTGCCCACCTGAAGGTGGCGACGATGTCGGGCGAGCTGCGCCCGGGCATGCAGCTGCTGCTGTGCAGCGATGGCCTGACCGAGGAAGTGGACGACGCGCGCATCGCCGAGGTCCTGGACTACCAGGACTGCAGTGCGCAGGAATGCGTGGACATCCTGGTGGCCGCGGCGCTGGATGGCGGCGGCTCGGACAACATCACCGCGGTGCTGGTGCGCTGCCACTGA